A stretch of DNA from Acinetobacter sp. C26M:
TTTTAGGGAAAAAAACTCAAGAAAAAGTCAAGATCAGTCATAAATTAGTTTTTAGACAAGGAGACCATGAAAGAAAAGTTGAGTTGGATATTCTAAATGAGTCTATTTCTACTATAGCTGTTAAAAAGCATTGGATTGATAACTTTGAGAGACATTCCCTGCCAAAAGATATAAAGTTCGATTCAAATGTATTTGATACATTGAAGCGAATTAGTAAACAGAAAAATAGTTCATAAGGTCAAACTCTGTGGACGAACTCAAGGAATTACCTTTCAAGTATTTAAAAATTAGATGGCATAATGGAGATAATCAACCTTTCTATGGCTTCAAAAAAGACATTGATTGGATTTGGCCTATAAAGTTCGCCACTTACGCTACTCTCATTCATGCTATTTTTTTAATACTCGGTGCTACTCCATTTTTTCTAAACGAAAAATTCAGCATCATCATTAGTAGCTTACAAATTTTGCCAGGATTCTATATAGCCTCACTGGCTGCTTTAGGGGCTCTACAAAAAACAAATTTTTTGGATTGTTCATCAGATACAGCGGGTGATAAAGATAAAGATATCCCTCCAGGGGGGCCCATAGCAAAGATTGCTGGAAATTGGCGTAATATGAGTAGGCGAAGATTTTTAGCAAATGCCTTAACACATATTTCTTTATTATGTTTTCTTGCAATCTTTTTTATATTTTTAATTCAATATCTATATGCAAGTAATATTTTATTAGTTACATCAGTTTTTTACTACATAGGTATATTGATTGTTGGATGGATAATAATTTTTTTAATATCTCAAATGTTAACTATAACATTGATGATTTTATATTATTTAGGAGATAGAGCTTACAGAAAATGAAATTATCAATATTTGTTCAACCTAGTTTTATAAAAAACTAGGTTGTATTTCACTGTTCTTAATTAACTCAATTGATTGAAATATATTAATTTTTTTATCAGCATTCTTCAGGGATAATTCTGACATTTTCTGAGTAATTAGTAAAAACTCATCAACATTATAAACACGTTGGAATTTCTTTTCCTGCTGAAGAAAAACTGTAACCTTTTTCTTTTGTTTAATAAGCTCAATAATATTTTTTAATGTTCCTGTACTCTTTTTATCCCAAAGCATGACACCAATATCAGCGTCATTTGCTAAAGCTAGATCCTTAGCAGTGAAGAAATCCCTTGTACCAAATCTATATTTTGTAACTACTGATTTTGTAGGCCAATTACCTAAATTATTTCTGACTGTAGTGCCACTATGATAAACAGTAACCTTATTATACCCTTGAATATTAAGATATTTTTGTACAGCTTTATCAATTCCATCAGCATCCCCAAGGATAATTTCATATCCTTGGTTCATCATCTTATCAATACGTTTAGTTACGGATTCATCTAGTTTTTTAATACTAATAGAACCCGCAATAAAAATTTTTTCCACTGTTATTTCCAAGTTAATGCTGCTGTATAGATATCTTTAACTTTAGAATATGAGCTTAACACTTTACAAGCAGACTCCATAGTAGCCCCTGTATCAAATAGGTCATCTATAAGAAGAACATTCCAAGGTCCATCATTCCTAATGCCATCATAAAGAGAAAAGCTATTAGCTAATACTGACTCTTTCTCTTCTCTTGTTTGTAAATCTTTAAGAGACGTTCCATTTTTTGTCTTATGTAAAATATTATTAAACACAGGTATATTTAAAGCTTGTCCAAGTCCTTCAGCTAAACCATACACTGGCTGACGATCACGATTATTAGATGCAGGCATAGGAACAATGAATCCTATCTTTTCACTAAAGTTTTGAGTTATTGCTGAAGATAGAGCCTCAACTAAAGTAGGAATTTGGTCCCAATCATTTCTATATTTTAATAAAAATAATGCTTGGCCTATGTCTGATCTTTTAGTGTCGAACATAGGACGACCATACTCATTTTCACCAAGGTATTCACTCTTTAGAACATGTTTATCTAAAACTATTCCTTTTTTCCAAGGACCATTAATTCCCTTAATATTCATATTACGATTAATCTCTAATTAAATTTTGATTGATAATTTTTTAAATAGATTAAAAACAAAAACTTACTGGGAATAATTTAACATAAAATCTCTTATGAGAACTCCAAACACGATAGAATTTTCCACCTATTTTACATAATGATCGTTACACGAATTAAATAAAAATTTAATTTCAATAACTTAATAAATAAAGTTTAGCAGTACACAACACTCTCCTACATTAAATCCTTGCACCTAAAAATGCGCTTGATACAGCGCCAATAATTTTTGTGCGCCAAGCAACAAGTTCTCTTCCCAATCCAGATGCGCCGTATCATTGGCACCATCTGTAATATATTTAACTGAAATCAAACGCACCCCAAGCTTTTGGCACACTTTAGCTAAGGCATAGGCTTCCATATCCACGAGATTACAACTGACCTTTGGAACGCCTGTTTCAAAAGAATCACCTGTGCCACATATCCCTTTAGGTAAAATCTCAAAATGTGGCTGAGTATGGATCTCCGCAGGAATCTCATCATCCATTGGGGTCACGCCTACGGCAAAACCTAAAGGCGATACATCCATATCACGCTGCACAAAAGTAATCACCTCAACCAAACTATGCGCATCAAAGTGCGAACTGCCTGCACTGCCTAAATTTATGAGGGTTTTACAGCCCGTCTTTTGAATCACCTCAAATGCCTTGAATGCCGCATTAATTTTGCCGATGCCACTGTAATGAACGTCAATACCAGCTTGCTCAAATAAACCTTTGGATTCATTCGGCAAAGCCATAATCAGAGCAACATCAGCATTCATAAAAAAGACTCGTTCAAATCAAAATAGAGACACAAAAAAGGTGTGCTTCGGCACACCTCGATATTATTGCATCTTCTGCTGTAAGGCGACCAAACAAGGAGAGAAAAATAATTGACCGCTATACGCCCCTGCCAACGTTTTCTTCATCACCAATGCCCATAGGCCAACCAACAACAGACTTAGAACCACAGCCGCATACTGTAAGAAATCGATATGTAATTGATGCGCTAAATTAAAGATCGCCAAGATAAACACACCGAATGGGAAAGTCAGTCCCCACCAACCTAAGTTAAATGGAATACCAGTACGCATATGGCGCAGTGTGGTCAAGATCGCAATCCCAAACCACCATAAACCAAAACCTAATAGCACCAAACTTGCCACAATACCCAAGGCTGGAAGTAATGTCGCTAAGCCTTCAAAGCCCATCGCCTGCATAATGCGTGGCGCTTGCTCACCCAGTAATAATAACGCTAATGCCCCTGTTCCAATCGGTCCTAAACATAACCAGCTAGAAATCGCGACTTCTTTCTCTGGCAATTGATGCAAGGCCAAACGTAGCATCAAAATGGTTAAGATCGCAAAAGCAGGTAATACAGAAATACCCCACAACACATAGCCTGTGATCAAAATCGTCAATGCATGTTGATCGGCTGCTAAATGCTGTAATAGCAGCCCCGCAGAGCTGGCAGCGACTTCACACGCTACGATCGGGAGTAACCATACCGCAGTCATCCGTTGTAATTGATGATCTTGGCAACTAAACATACAAAATGGCACCACCCACGCAATCACCACCGCAAGAGCAACATCGATATACCAAAGGTAAGTGGCAATCTGAACGGCAATATCGCCATATAAATGAGTACCGAAACTGAGAAAACCATTGGCAATTGTGGCTAAGCCCATTGGAATCGCACCGAGGAATAAGCTCATGTTGGGGTGAGTAAAAATCTGCTTGGCTTCGGTTGGAAATAAAATCCAGCGTAAGATATACAGCACACTAAAAGTACTAAATAACAGAATATTAAATTGCCATAATTTGGTCGCAAGCATAAATAAGACAGATGAGGCAAAAGGCAGCTGTGCTAAAATCATCGCTACGACACCTGTTCCCATGGTTGCAGTAAACCAGTTCGGGGTAAAATGACGAATCACATCGGTGCTCTGCTCTAGCTGGTAAAACGGCTTTTTCATCTCTTTCTCAATATCAAGCGACTATGCAGCTATTTTAGGTCAATCTTTAAATAAGAAAAATTGATTTATTTTTATTTAATGAATCAGTTTAATTGATATAAAGACTTTAAATATTGAAATTTTTCTGTGTAAAAACACAACAACAAGACGAAACGCTGAGAATATGGCAATATATAGCCTTTGCAAAATCACTGTATTTAACGCCCATGAAGTTGCTTCGTCTCAACGCATTATCGCCAGATTTTCAGTTACCCCCAACTGCGGTAACGATTGGCAATTTTGATGGTGTCCATCTCGGCCATCAAGCGATGATTGCTCAACTCAAAACGTTGGCTGAAGCGCAAGACTTAAAAACATTGGTGATGATTTTTGAGCCACAACCACTTGAATTCTTTAAAGGTTATGATGCACCTCCTCGCATCAGCTCGCTCAGAGAAAAAGTAGAATATTTAACTGAGCTCGGTGTGGACTATATTGCAGTTGCGAAATTTGACCAATATTTTAGAAGTTTAAATGCCACTGAATTTGCCGACCTACTCAAATTAAAACTCAATGCGCAAAGCTTGGTGCTGGGTGATGATTTTCATTTTGGTAAAGACCGCCAAGGCAACAGTGAATTCTTACGCGACTACGGTTTTGATGTCATCAATTTAAATACGGTAGCTTTAAATGGTGAACGTGTCAGTTCAACTCGTATTCGTCAGGTCCTTCAACAGGGTGATCTGGCATTAGCGGCCAAACTATTGGGTCGTCCTTATAGCATCACAGGCCGAGTGCAATATGGCGATCAAATTGGTCGCACCCTTGATTTTCCAACCATTAATGTGCGTTTAAACCGTCACAAACCGTGTTTAAACGGGATTTATGCGGTAGATGTGGTCTGTGAAAATGCATCATTGATTGCCAAAGTAAAACATTCAAATCCTGCCCTCAACGGGATTACAGGCTATCAAGCTGACAGTTTGTTTGGTGCAGGTCATGTGGGGACACGCCCAGCCATCAAACAAGACCAGCCAGAATGGCGATTAGAGGTACATTTCCCTGATGTTTCTGCTAATCTGTATGGCTTATTGATGCGGGTAACCTTTCTTCACTATTTGCATGGTGAACTGAATTACCCTTCGCTTGAAGCCCTCAAAGCCGGAATTGATGATGATGTGCAAAAGTTACGAGACTATCGTACTAGCACAGCTGAATTTCCTTTTTAAATTTAAAATGTAAAACATGTCAGTTTACAAACTGATCAAACTGGAAGAAAACTTGCATGAGCGATAAGCAAACTCCTGAAAATGCAGTGGATTATAAAGCCACACTCAATTTGCCAGCGACTGACTTTGCCATGAAGGCAAACTTGGCTGTGCGTGAAGCCAAATGGTTAGAAGAGTGGTATGCCGACAACATTTATCAGCAGATTCGTGAATCGCGTATTGGCAAGAAAAAATATGTACTGCATGACGGCCCTCCATATGCCAATGGTCAAATCCATTTAGGTCATGCCGTCAATAAAGTCTTAAAAGACATCATTATTAAAAGCCGCGTTTTAGATGGCTTCGATGCACCATATGTGCCTGGTTGGGACTGTCACGGTCTACCAATCGAACTGAAAGTCGAAGAAAAAGTTGGTAAAGTGGGCGTTAAAGTCGATGCTTCAACTTTCCGTAAGGCTTGCCGTGAATATGCGTATACGCAAGTCGAATTACAGAAGAAAGACTTTGTGCGTATGGGCGTTTTTGGTGATTGGGATAATCCATACCTCACCATGAACTTCAAGCAAGAAGCAGATATCGTGCGTGCCTTGGGTGCCATTGCCAAAGCAGGTCATATTGAGCCGGGTCTAAAACCAGTGAACTGGTGTATGGACTGTGGTTCATCACTAGCTGAAGCAGAAGTTGAATACGAAGACAAAAAATCAGATGCGATTGATGTTGGCTTCACGGTTGTTGACCTTAAAGATCTCAGCACACGTTTGAATGTTGATGTTCAAGATGCCACGGATATCGTGATCTGGACCACTACACCATGGACTTTGCCTGCTAACCAAGCGGTCGCGCTCCACGCTGATATCGACTATCAATTGGTTCAAGTGACTACCGAGCGTGGTACGCAAAACTTTATTCTGGCCAAAGATTTGGTTGAATCAGCGATCGAACGTTACAAACTGGAAAACCCAGTTGTACTCGCTGATTTCAAAGGTGCTGCAATTGAGAATCTTCTTTTGCAACATCCGCTGTTGGCAGACCGTCAAGTCCCTGTGATTTTAGGCGAGCACGTGATTGCAACCAGCGGTACAGGTGCAGTGCATACCGCACCCGGCCATGGTGTAGACGATTATAAAGTCGGTTTGCTGTACCAATTAAAAGTTGAAAACCCTGTCGGTGGCAATGGTGTTTATTTACCAACATCACCAATTTTTGCAGGGGAACATATTTATAAAGCCAACCCTCAAATCATTGAGGCATTGGGTGCAGTTGGTCGTTTATGGGCACATCAGCCAATTAAACATAGCTATCCGCACTGCTGGCGCCATAAGACCCCGATTATCTTCCGTGCGACACCTCAGTGGTTTATCAGCATGGATGCCAATGGTCTGCGCCAAAATGCATTAAATGCGATTGAAAATGATATCGAATTTGTGCCTGATTGGGGACAAAGCCGTATTCAGTCGATGATTGAAGGTCGTCCAGATTGGTGTATCTCGCGTCAACGTACTTGGGGTGTCCCAATTCCATTTTTCGTGCACAAAGATACCAATGCATTGCACCCACGTACGCCTGAATTGATCGAAGAAGTGGCTAAACTGATCGAACAAGAAGGTATCGATGGTTGGTATAACCGTGAAGCGAGTGAGTTCATCGGTGCCGATGCAGAACAATATAATGCGGTACGCGATACCTTAGACGTTTGGTTTGACTCTGGAACGACACACTACGCTGTGCTTCGTGAACGTGATGATCTACAAGATCCAGCAGACTTATATCTTGAAGGTTCAGATCAGCACCGTGGCTGGTTCCAATCGTCGTTGTTAACCTCGATCGCGATCAATGAACGTGCGCCATATAAAGGCCTACTCACCCACGGTTTCGTGGTTGATGAGAAAGGCCGTAAGATGTCTAAATCATTAGGCAACATCATTACCCCACAAGACATTATCAAAGATATGGGTGCTGATGGCTTACGTTTCTGGATCGCATCTGCTGACTATCGTTACGAGATGACGGCTGGTAAAGAAATCTTTAGCCGCGCATCAGATGGTTATCGTCGTATTCGTAATACCTTACGTTTCTTGTTGGCAAACTTGAATGGCTTCAAACCATCTACAGATGCGTTACCAGTCGACCAATTGATTGCATTGGATCAATACATCTTGCAACGCGCTGCTGAGGTTCAAAAAACCATTCAGCAAGCTTATGAAGAGATGAACTTCCATATCGTCACTAATGCGCTAACCAGCTTCTGTATTAATGACTTGGGTGGTTTCTACCTTGACATCATCAAAGATCGCCAGTACACCACTAAAGCAGATTCACAGGCACGTCATTCTGCGCAAACTGCGCTATATCATATCGTGCAAGCTTTTGTTCGCTGGATGTCACCTATCCTCAGCTTTACCGCACAAGAAGCTTGGCCATTGATTCCAGAACAAACTGGAAAATATGTATTTACCGCTGAATGGTATGATATCCCAACGGCATCAACAGCAAACTTACTGTCTGAAGCAGATTGGCAAACATTGATTAGCGTAAAATCAGCAGTAAATAAACAGATTGAAGCAGCACGTAACGCTAAACTCATTGGTAGTAACCTATCTGCTAAAGTTGAACTTTGGGCAGATGAAGCATTACAAACATTGTTAAACCAATTGGCTGATGAATTACGTTTTGTCTTGATTACCTCTCAAGTCATCGTTCACCCTTATGCTGAACAAGGCGAAAGCACAGACCTCGAAGGTCTGCGTGTGCAAGTTTCGGCGGCAGACGGTGAAAAGTGTGTACGTTGCTGGCATGTATTGCCTGATGTAAATACACACGTTGGTCATGCTGGTTTATGCGCTCGTTGTATTATCAATGTCACTGGCAGTGGCGAAGTGAGAAAATATGCATAATTCTGTGCAAACAAGCCCAACAAAAAAAGGCTTATTCCAATTTTACCCGCACAACTTAATGTGGCTTGGACTTTCAGCCCTTGCCATTGTGCTGGACCAATGGACCAAATGGATTGCCAGTTCACATTTAAATTATGCAGATCCTGTTCCTGTACTGCCCTTTTTAAATTGGACGCTGTTGCATAACTATGGTGCAGCATTCAGCTTTTTGTCTGATGCAGGTGGCTGGCAACGCTACTTCTTTACCTCATTAGCAGGCTTTGTTTCGGTGATTTTTGTTTTCTGGCTAATGCGTATGCCTAAGAAAATGATTGTATTACCAATGGCAATTGCGTTGATTCTTGGCGGAGCAATTGGCAATCTGATTGACCGTGTTAGCTTAGGCTATGTGGTCGACTTTATTCATGTTTATTATCAAAACAGCCATTTTCCAGCCTTCAATCTTGCTGATAGCGCCATTACCTTAGGGACTATTTTGCTGCTGATCGATACTTTCTTCCTTGAGAAGAAACGTAACCAAAACGCGGATGCATAACATGACTGAAATTATTCAACCAAACGAAGAAATTCGTATTCAGGATGGCTCAAAAGTCGAATTGCACTTTTCTGTCTCTATTGAAAATGGTGTTGAAATTGATAACACCCGTGGTCGTGAAGAACCCGTTAGCCTTGTGATTGGCGATGGTAACTTACTACCACATTTTGAGAAGGCATTATTTGGTTTACGTGCAGGCGATCGTCGCACCGTACATTTACCACCTGAAGATGCTTTTGGTCCGTGGAATCCTGAAAATATTCAGACCTTCGACACCGTCAAATTTGAACAACGCCCAATTGTTGGTCATATGATTGAATTTGAAGATAAGGCCAAAGCAACTTTGTTCGGCATCGTAAAATCGGTCAATGATGACATTACCGAGATTGATTTTAATCATCCTCTGGCAGGCAAAAATATCACCTTTGAAGTGGAAATCTTCAAAGTCACCCCAGCTGGTCAGCAAGGCATCAAATTGATGTAACAAAAAAGCTCTCAAATGAGAGCTTTTTTTATATCCGAAAAAAAGTATAAGATCATTTAAAAGCATTCATTTTTAAAATCAAAGCAATAACACACAGGAATTTAAATATGCTGATTTATATTATTGTTGGTAGTGTTCGGGAAGGTCGCACAGCGATCAAAGTCGCTAATTGGGTACAGCAAGCGACAACTGAACTCGCATTAAAAGATATTCAAACCGAAGTTGTTGATCTTAAGGAATGGGACTTACCGCTATTTGCAGGTTCTCATCCACCTGCGACAGGCATTTATGATCAGCCGAAACAACAACAATGGGCAGATAAAATTGCACAGGCACAAGCCTTTATCTTCATTAGCCCTGAATATAACCATGGCTATAGTCCAGCGCTGAAGAATGCCTTGGATTATGTCGGGAAAGAATGGCAAGGCAAACCAGCAGCTTTTATCGGTTATGGCTCTACCAATGGCTCCCGTTCAATCAGTCAAATCCGCCAAGTAACTTCAAGTTTAGGGCTGGTTGATCCCAATGCCGTAATTGAAATTCGCGACATCTTTAAACGTAATAAAGACGAGAACTTTGAAGCCAATGAGTTTGAAGTGAAAGGATTAGCGGCTCTCGTTGCTAAATTACAGAAATATCATATCGCTTAGTTGTACGCCTAAGCGTACATTGATCAGGTCGATTTACGTCTGTTCCATTTCTGGCTTGATCGCTAATATATGAAGCATAGAGAGACAGGAAGTCTCATTGAGAATAAGAACAGACACAGGATGTGGTCGTTAATAGGATATCAACGACATAAACTGAATATGAAGAAGCCCCGTCAGGATGATGGGGCTTCTTTTTGTCTATTCTTTCTCTAACAACTGCTCGATTCGCTTTTGATAATTATTTAAAAAATCCTTTGTTACCCGAAAATGCTCTGTTTCTTCATAAGATATTTCTTTAATCCCTGAATCGGAAAACTGATAAATTTTGGCATTTGGATAAGCCAATAAAATAGGAGAATGGGTGGCAATAATAAATTGAGATTGCTCCTGACATAAACGATCCACAACCGACAAAGTTGTCATCAACATTGTTGGAGACAAAGCTGCTTCTGGTTCATCTAAAAGATATAAACCTTTACCTTTTAATTTCATTGTTAATAATTTTAAGAAAGCCTCTCCATGCGAGCGTAAGTGTATATCTCCCCCATACTCCACCAAATAGTCCACTTGCTTCATATAGGTTGCAACGTTATAGAAGCTCTCTGCACGCAAAAAGTAATAATCTTGAGGCTTCTTATAACTTTTTATCGTTCGAATCGCCTGATGCAAATCAGAAGCCGTTGTTGCAGTATTTAATTGTACATTCCGCGTTCCGCCTTCTTCTGAAAAACCCAAAGCAAGTGCTAAAGCTTCAAGAATGGTCGACTTTCCTGAACCATTTTCTCCAACAAAGAAGGTTACCTCTGGATGGAACTCAATACTTTCTAGATCATTAACCGCAGGAACGACATAAGGATAACTTGCCCAATCCAAGGACTCAGGTGCTTTAAACTTCACAGCTCGAATATAGGGTCTTTCTTGCATAAAATATTGGCAAAACGATTTGTTATAGCATGCTAGATTTTGTCTTTGAAAAATACCTTAATTCATTGATAAACGTCTTAGGCTGTCGTATTTTAAATCTATCAGAACTATCCTAAATTTTGCTGCTTTAGGCATTCGATCATTTCATCCAATACTTTCTGCCCCATCGTTGTTCGCACAAGTTCATTTAAATCACCTGCTAAAAAGCCAGACCAAGTCGTACTCGTTGAACCAGAAGAATGCGCATAACGTCCACAAGCAGACCACACCTTTTGGTCTGATGTAATAGAAGCTAAATACAGCTCCCCTTCAGGATCATCCAATATCCATTCGCGAATAACTCTAGGTGCTTGATATTGTTGCTTAGGTTTTTCCAACCACTTCCATACTAAAAAACCTAAATAGACAATTCCAATAGCTGATAAAAGTGTATGGAAAATCATGTCAGTCCTAATATCATTTCTTATTTACATTTAATCAGGATAAAAATAGCACGACTCTTTCAATATTGACTCGTATTTTAATTCCACGCAATAAAAAACACCCCAACCTCTCTCGAGATTGGGGTGTTTAGATTTAAAAGCTGGCGATGACTTACTCTCACATGGCAAGTGCCACACTACCATCAGCGCTAAGAGGTTTCACTTCTGAGTTCGGGAAGGGATCAGGTGGTTCACTCTTGCTATTGTCGCCAGCAAACTGTTTTGGTTTTGGGTGGTCTTACGTTTTTTGCCACTTAGTACCGAAAGAGTTATTAACGGATTAGTTAATTGAGTCGGTATTGTAACTAGATTTCACACTAAATCAAGTTATGTATTGAATTTATCTTGAATACAACAACTGTTTGGGTGTTGTATAGTCAAGCCTCACGAGCAATTAGTATTGGTCAGCTTCACACGTCACCGTGCTTCCACACCCAACCTATCAACGTCCTAGTCTCGAACGGCTCTTTAGAGGAATAAATTCCTAGGGAAATCTTATCTTGAGGTAGGCTTCCCGCTTAGATGCTTTCAGCGGTTATCCCTTCCGAACATAGCTACCCGGCGATGCGACTGGCGTCACAACCGGTACACCAGAGGTTCGTCCACTCTGGTCCTCTCGTACTAGGAGCAGATCCTCTCAAATTTCCAGCGCCCACGGTAGATAGGGACCGAACTGTCTCACGACGTTCTAAACCCAGCTCGCGTACCTCTTTAAATGGCGAACAGCCATACCCTTGGGACCTGCTTCAGCCCCAGGATGAGATGAGCCGACATCGAGGTGCCAAACACCGCCGTCGATATGAACTCTTGGGCGGTATCAGCCTGTTATCCCCAGAGTACCTTTTATCCGTTGAGCGATGGCCCTTCCATACAGAACCACCGGATCACTAAGACCTACTTTCGTACCTGCTCGACTTGTGGGTCTCGCAGTTAAGCGCGCTTTTGCCTTTATACTCTACGCGTGATTTCCGACCACGCTGAGCGCACCTTCGTACTCCTCCGTTACTCTTTAGGAGGAGACCGCCCCAGTCAAACTACCCACCAGACATGGTCCTCGCCCCGGATTACGGGGCAGAGTTAGAACCTCAACATTACCAGGGTGGTATTTCAAGGACGGCTCCATTGGAACTAGCGTTCCAACTTCAAAGCCTCCCACCTATCCTACACAAGTAAGGTCAAAGTTCAATGTCAAGCTGCAGTAAAGGTTCACGGGGTCTTTCCGTCTAGCCGCGGGTACACTGCATCTTCACAGCGATTTCGATTTCACTGAGCCTCTGCTGGAGACAGCGCCGCCATCATTATGCCATTCGTGCAGGTCGGAACTTACCCGACAAGGAATTTCGCTACCTTAGGACCGTTATAGTTACGGCCGCCGTTTACTGGGGCTTCGATCAAGAGCTTCGCTTACGCTAACCCCATCAATTAACCTTCCAGCACCGGGCAGGCATCACACCCTATACGTCCACTTTCGTGTTTGCAGAGTGCTATGTTTTTAATAAACAGTTGCAGCGGCCTGGTTTCTGTGGCTGCCAATAGCTCAGGGAGCAAGTCCCATCACCGTCAGCAGCGTACCTTCTCCCGAAGTTACGGTACCATTTTGCCTAGTTCCTTCAGCAGAGTTCTCTCAAGCGCTTTGGTCTACTCGACCTGACCACCTGTGTCGGTTTCGGGTACGATTCCTGTGTAACTGAAGCTTAGAGACTTTTCCTGGAAGCATGGTATCAGCCACTTCACTGTACAAGTACAGCTTGCTATCAGTTCTCAGCATAGAGTACCCCGGATTTGCCTAAGATACATGCCTACAACCTTCCACCTGGACAACCAACGCCAGGCTGACTTAACCTTCTCCGTCCTCTCATCGCATTACACAGAAGTATTGGAATATTAACCAATTTCCCATCGACTACGCCTCTCGGCCTCGCCTTAGGGGTCGACTCACCCAGCCCCGATTAACGTTGGACTGGAACCCTTGGTCTTTCAGCGAACGGGTTTTTCACCCGTTTTGTCGTTACTCACGTCAGCATTCGCACTTCTGATACCTCCAGCATACTTCTCAATACACCTTCATCGGCTTACAGAACGCTCCCCTACCACTTGACTAATGTCAAATCCGCAGCTTCGGCACATAGTTTTAGCCCCGTTACATCTTCCGCGCAGGCCGACTCGACTAGTGAGCTATTACGCTTTCTTTAAAGGGTGGCTGCTTCTAAGCCAACCTCCTAGCTGTCTATGCCTTCCCACATCGTTTCCCACTTAACTATGATTTTGGGGCCTTAGCTGGCGGTCTGGATTGTTTTCCTCTTGACTACGGACGTTAGCACCCGCAGTCTGTCTCCCGGATAGTACTCATTGGTATTCGGAGTTTGCATCGGTTTGGTAAGTCGGGATGACCCCCTAGCCGAAACAGTGCTCTACCCCCAATGGTATTCGTCCGAGGCGCTACCTAAATAGCTTTCGGGGAGAACCAGCTATCACCAGGCTTGATTAGCCTTTCACCCCTATCCACAAGTCATCCCCTGGCTTTT
This window harbors:
- a CDS encoding ComF family protein; the encoded protein is MNIKGINGPWKKGIVLDKHVLKSEYLGENEYGRPMFDTKRSDIGQALFLLKYRNDWDQIPTLVEALSSAITQNFSEKIGFIVPMPASNNRDRQPVYGLAEGLGQALNIPVFNNILHKTKNGTSLKDLQTREEKESVLANSFSLYDGIRNDGPWNVLLIDDLFDTGATMESACKVLSSYSKVKDIYTAALTWK
- a CDS encoding 5'-nucleosidase, which codes for MNADVALIMALPNESKGLFEQAGIDVHYSGIGKINAAFKAFEVIQKTGCKTLINLGSAGSSHFDAHSLVEVITFVQRDMDVSPLGFAVGVTPMDDEIPAEIHTQPHFEILPKGICGTGDSFETGVPKVSCNLVDMEAYALAKVCQKLGVRLISVKYITDGANDTAHLDWEENLLLGAQKLLALYQAHF
- a CDS encoding TDT family transporter produces the protein MKKPFYQLEQSTDVIRHFTPNWFTATMGTGVVAMILAQLPFASSVLFMLATKLWQFNILLFSTFSVLYILRWILFPTEAKQIFTHPNMSLFLGAIPMGLATIANGFLSFGTHLYGDIAVQIATYLWYIDVALAVVIAWVVPFCMFSCQDHQLQRMTAVWLLPIVACEVAASSAGLLLQHLAADQHALTILITGYVLWGISVLPAFAILTILMLRLALHQLPEKEVAISSWLCLGPIGTGALALLLLGEQAPRIMQAMGFEGLATLLPALGIVASLVLLGFGLWWFGIAILTTLRHMRTGIPFNLGWWGLTFPFGVFILAIFNLAHQLHIDFLQYAAVVLSLLLVGLWALVMKKTLAGAYSGQLFFSPCLVALQQKMQ
- the ribF gene encoding riboflavin biosynthesis protein RibF — encoded protein: MKLLRLNALSPDFQLPPTAVTIGNFDGVHLGHQAMIAQLKTLAEAQDLKTLVMIFEPQPLEFFKGYDAPPRISSLREKVEYLTELGVDYIAVAKFDQYFRSLNATEFADLLKLKLNAQSLVLGDDFHFGKDRQGNSEFLRDYGFDVINLNTVALNGERVSSTRIRQVLQQGDLALAAKLLGRPYSITGRVQYGDQIGRTLDFPTINVRLNRHKPCLNGIYAVDVVCENASLIAKVKHSNPALNGITGYQADSLFGAGHVGTRPAIKQDQPEWRLEVHFPDVSANLYGLLMRVTFLHYLHGELNYPSLEALKAGIDDDVQKLRDYRTSTAEFPF
- the ileS gene encoding isoleucine--tRNA ligase, coding for MSDKQTPENAVDYKATLNLPATDFAMKANLAVREAKWLEEWYADNIYQQIRESRIGKKKYVLHDGPPYANGQIHLGHAVNKVLKDIIIKSRVLDGFDAPYVPGWDCHGLPIELKVEEKVGKVGVKVDASTFRKACREYAYTQVELQKKDFVRMGVFGDWDNPYLTMNFKQEADIVRALGAIAKAGHIEPGLKPVNWCMDCGSSLAEAEVEYEDKKSDAIDVGFTVVDLKDLSTRLNVDVQDATDIVIWTTTPWTLPANQAVALHADIDYQLVQVTTERGTQNFILAKDLVESAIERYKLENPVVLADFKGAAIENLLLQHPLLADRQVPVILGEHVIATSGTGAVHTAPGHGVDDYKVGLLYQLKVENPVGGNGVYLPTSPIFAGEHIYKANPQIIEALGAVGRLWAHQPIKHSYPHCWRHKTPIIFRATPQWFISMDANGLRQNALNAIENDIEFVPDWGQSRIQSMIEGRPDWCISRQRTWGVPIPFFVHKDTNALHPRTPELIEEVAKLIEQEGIDGWYNREASEFIGADAEQYNAVRDTLDVWFDSGTTHYAVLRERDDLQDPADLYLEGSDQHRGWFQSSLLTSIAINERAPYKGLLTHGFVVDEKGRKMSKSLGNIITPQDIIKDMGADGLRFWIASADYRYEMTAGKEIFSRASDGYRRIRNTLRFLLANLNGFKPSTDALPVDQLIALDQYILQRAAEVQKTIQQAYEEMNFHIVTNALTSFCINDLGGFYLDIIKDRQYTTKADSQARHSAQTALYHIVQAFVRWMSPILSFTAQEAWPLIPEQTGKYVFTAEWYDIPTASTANLLSEADWQTLISVKSAVNKQIEAARNAKLIGSNLSAKVELWADEALQTLLNQLADELRFVLITSQVIVHPYAEQGESTDLEGLRVQVSAADGEKCVRCWHVLPDVNTHVGHAGLCARCIINVTGSGEVRKYA